In the genome of Anaerolineae bacterium, the window CCGGTGGACGTCCAGGGCCTCGTCATACCGCCCCTGAGCTGTCAGCGTCACGTAGGCAGCGACGTCCACACCCGCAGGGCAGGCGCTGATGCAGGGAGCCACCGTCATCACCGCGCACTTTCCGGTGGGGCAGCGGCCGTCCTCCACGTGGGCCAGGTATTCGTCCCGGAAGTATCGAAGCGTGCTCATGACCGGCGACGGGGTGAGCTGCCCCAGAGCACAGAGGGAGGCGTCCTTCATCTCCTCAGCGATGCGGGGCAGGGCCTCCAGATCCTCGGGAGTACCCTCGCCCTCGGTTATCCGCCGGACCACGTCGAGCATGCGCTGCCCCCCGACCCGGCAGGGAACGCACTTGCCGCAGGACTCGGCCGAGGCGAACTCGAGGAAGAACCGAGCGAACTCCACCATGCAGGTGTCTTCGTCCACCACGATCATCCCGCCCGAGCCCATGGTGGCCCCCGCCGCGGTAAGGGAGTCGTAGTCAATGGGCGTGTCCAGAAGCGATGCCGGCAGGCAACCGCCCAAGGGGCCACCCGTCTGCACCGCCTTGAACTTCTTGCCTCGGAGCATCCCTCCGCCGATGTCGAAGATGATCTCCCGCATGGTGATGCCCATCGGCACCTCGATGAGCCCGGTGTTGTTCACCTTCCCGGTGAGCGCGAACACCTTCGTGCCCTTGCTCCTCTCCGTACCGATGGAAGAGAACCACTCCGCCCCCCGGACTATTATCGGGGGCACGTTGGCCCAGGTCTCCACGTTGTTGATGTTGGTCGGCTTGCCCCACAGCCCCGACACGGCCGGGAATGGAGGCCGTGGCCTGGGCTCACCTCTCCTGCCCTCGATGGAGGCCATCAGCGCCGTCTCCTCACCGCAGACGAAGGCGCCCGCACCCTCCTTGACGTGCAGGGTAAATGAGAAGCCTGAGCCCAGCACGTCCTCGCCCAGCAGACCATACTCGGTCGCTTGCTCTACGGCATGCCGCAGGTTGCGCACCGCCAGGGGGTACTCCGCCCGGCAGTAGACGTAGCCTTCGTCGGAGCCTATGGCATAGGCCCCGATCAGCATGCCCTCGACTACGCTGTGGGGGTCGCCTTCCAGAATGCTGCGGTCCATGAAGGCGCCCGGGTCGCCCTCGTCGGCGTTGCAGACCACGTACTTTTTGTCCCCCTTGGCGCTGCGGGCGAACTCCCACTTCAGCCCGGCGGGAAACCCGGCCCCTCCGCGACCGCGCAGGCCCGCCCGCTTCACCTCCTCGATCACCTGCTCGGGCGTCATCTCGGCCAGCACGCGGGCCAGCGCGGCGTAGCCATCGCGGGCGATGTACTCCTCGATGCTCTCCGGGTTGATGATGCCGCAGTTCCGGAGCGCCACCCGCACCTGCTTGCCGTAGAAGGGGATGTCGCCGTAGCTGGCCAGAGCGGCATGCGCTTCGGGCTCGCGGTAGGCAAGCCGTTCCAGCACCCGCCCCCGCACCAGCGCCTCCTCCACCAACTCCTCTACGTCAGCAGGCGAGACCCGGCAGTACAGCACCCCCTGCGGGTACACGGCCACCACTGGGTCCATGCCGCCGAACCCC includes:
- a CDS encoding FAD-dependent oxidoreductase codes for the protein MAMCLPTGCRASSRSILSTAAWSRSGWWAGSTWEELMREGYRAQALVCAGAGCRSSGCLDTLTALRAEVNRRGLDDQVWVAETAFRGFGGMDPVVAVYPQGVLYCRVSPADVEELVEEALVRGRVLERLAYREPEAHAALASYGDIPFYGKQVRVALRNCGIINPESIEEYIARDGYAALARVLAEMTPEQVIEEVKRAGLRGRGGAGFPAGLKWEFARSAKGDKKYVVCNADEGDPGAFMDRSILEGDPHSVVEGMLIGAYAIGSDEGYVYCRAEYPLAVRNLRHAVEQATEYGLLGEDVLGSGFSFTLHVKEGAGAFVCGEETALMASIEGRRGEPRPRPPFPAVSGLWGKPTNINNVETWANVPPIIVRGAEWFSSIGTERSKGTKVFALTGKVNNTGLIEVPMGITMREIIFDIGGGMLRGKKFKAVQTGGPLGGCLPASLLDTPIDYDSLTAAGATMGSGGMIVVDEDTCMVEFARFFLEFASAESCGKCVPCRVGGQRMLDVVRRITEGEGTPEDLEALPRIAEEMKDASLCALGQLTPSPVMSTLRYFRDEYLAHVEDGRCPTGKCAVMTVAPCISACPAGVDVAAYVTLTAQGRYDEALDVHRRANPFAVVCGRVCPAYCEKHCRRGELDEPVAIRGIKRFMAESAAMKEWDPPRLGDDRPERVAVVGAGPAGLTAALRLAQFGFTATVYDALEEAGGMMVVGIPEHRLPRDVLRAEIANVMRAGVTLRQNSVLGRDFTLDELQDTGGYDAIILALGTRKKRGLDVPGPEELRAMGLELTDDGSIVTDRAFQTSRPGVFAAGDAVIGHSSVVEAVAEGNKVAATVNHFLRTGEATRVRFPMDYVVPEAAWRPEEYVDARRAEPAYAEAPGPRGRGIRVEDVWDESTARQECRRCLRCDLDWQTLMEKRRQESSREPVL